A window of Apium graveolens cultivar Ventura chromosome 8, ASM990537v1, whole genome shotgun sequence contains these coding sequences:
- the LOC141678572 gene encoding non-specific lipid transfer protein GPI-anchored 13-like has product MESKALAIFCIFVATAATLAMATLEQDENDCADQMANMAECIPYVSGSAKKPTPTCCADAEKVRSAKPKCLCVLIIESTDTSMGLPINTTLALQMPTACKSDAKVSDCPTLLNLPADSPKAKIFKLEGASPATDSLPASASSSGSSSTPSSTSTPTASGTASETKTTTSTNAGGALLSGGVMAIIGLASSTLALI; this is encoded by the exons ATGGAGAGCAAGGCACTAGCAATTTTCTGCATTTTTGTGGCCACAGCAGCAACACTGGCAATGGCCACACTGGAACAAGACGAGAACGACTGTGCAGACCAAATGGCGAATATGGCAGAGTGTATACCGTATGTGAGTGGATCAGCCAAGAAGCCAACCCCAACATGTTGCGCAGATGCTGAGAAAGTGAGAAGTGCAAAACCAAAGTGTTTGTGTGTTCTTATCATAGAGAGCACTGATACTTCTATGGGTCTTCCTATCAACACTACATTGGCCCTTCAAATGCCTACTGCTTGCAAAAGTGATGCCAAAGTTTCCGACTGCCCCA CACTACTAAATCTCCCAGCAGATTCACCCAAAGCCAAGATCTTCAAATTAGAAGGAGCCTCACCTGCAACAGATTCACTACCAGCTTCCGCATCATCTTCTGGTTCATCATCGACGCCATCATCAACGTCAACTCCTACTGCCTCAGGCACGGCATCTGAAACAAAGACAACTACAAGCACCAATGCTGGAGGGGCATTGTTGAGTGGTGGAGTCATGGCAATTATTGGATTAGCTTCAAGCACACTAGCTCTCATTTAA
- the LOC141677933 gene encoding E3 ubiquitin-protein ligase At1g63170-like → MAGSSPEAIRENRTDSYPLLMEQSENGESSDHVIDIERHGNASSSSSVSSNNHSSSFSHNEQRPSSSSQATINRSPRSTSNLPNPPSPSLSRRGEAYGRRHWSPFNTMLWISIELAFISAQIIAAIVVLYVSRHENPQTPLFAWIVGYATGCVACLPLLYWRYLHRNQAPEQVSTPVRQDSSQNNSQAEQNSYITIALTRSSEEEGQNNEPQTQNTQSIRPENSRLMALVDQFKMALDCFFAVWFVVGNVWIFGGNASAADAPNLYRLCIVFLTISCIGYAMPFILCAMICCCLPCIISILGVREDVNQMRGASEESINALPKHTFQLKRNGSSSSRDSSSSGADEGGVVAAGTEKERVISGEDAVCCICLARYTDNDELRELPCSHFFHTHCVDKWLKINASCPLCKFEIAGSNENPSSTVDPNQQEC, encoded by the exons ATGGCTGGTTCATCTCCCGAAGCAATCAGAGAAAACCGAACTGACAGTTATCCTTTGCTCATGGAGCAGTCAGAAAATGGTGAGAGTAGTGACCATGTTATCGACATAGAGAGACACGGTAATGCATCCTCGTCCTCTTCAGTTTCATCTAATAATCATTCTTCAAGCTTCAGTCATAATGAACAAAGGCCATCAAGTAGCTCTCAAGCAACTATTAATCGTTCACCTAGATCTACATCTAATTTGCCGAATCCACCCAGTCCTTCTCTCTCAAGGAGAGGTGAAGCATATGGTCGTCGTCACTGGAGCCCTTTTAATACTATGCTATGGATTTCCATTGAGCTTGCATTTATTTCAGCTCAAATAATTGCAGCAATTGTTGTTTTGTATGTATCGAGACATGAAAACCCACAGACCCCTTTATTTGCTTGGATTGTTGGTTATGCAACTGGATGCGTTGCATGTCTTCCTTTACTTTACTGGCGCTATCTTCACCGGAATCAAGCTCCTGAGCAAGTGTCAACTCCCGTGCGACAGGATTCCTCTCAAAATAACTCTCAAGCCGAACAGAATTCTTATATAACTATTGCGTTGACTCGTTCCTCTGAAGAAGAAGGTCAAAATAATGAGCCGCAAACTCAGAATACACAAAGTATTAGACCTGAAAATTCAAG GCTTATGGCACTAGTGGACCAATTTAAGATGGCACTGGATTGTTTCTTTGCTGTGTGGTTTGTTGTTGGAAATGTATGGATTTTTGGAGGAAATGCATCTGCTGCTGATGCTCCAAATTTGTATAG GTTATGTATAGTTTTTCTTACAATTAGCTGCATCGGGTATGCTATGCCCTTCATTTTATGTGCGATGATATGCTGCTGCTTGCCGTGTATAATATCAATTCTTGGGGTCCGGGAGGATGTGAATCAAATGAGAGGAGCCAGTGAAGAGTCCATTAATGCTCTGCCGAAGCACACATTCCAACTGAAGAGAAACGGAAGTAGTAGCAGTAGAGACAGTAGTAGTTCAGGAGCTGATGAAGGTGGAGTTGTAGCAGCAGGAACAGAAAAGGAGCGTGTCATTTCAGGGGAAGATGCT GTTTGTTGCATTTGCTTGGCGAGATACACGGACAATGATGAGTTGAGGGAGCTTCCATGCTCTCATTTCTTTCATACACACTGTGTGGACAAATGGCTAAAGATCAATGCATCATGTCCACTTTGCAAGTTTGAGATTGCTGGTAGCAATGAAAATCCTTCATCAACTGTCGACCCCAATCAGCAAGAGTGTTGA